The proteins below are encoded in one region of Syngnathus acus chromosome 2, fSynAcu1.2, whole genome shotgun sequence:
- the LOC119131383 gene encoding glutamate receptor-interacting protein 2-like isoform X4: MNMSTRLIFGKSHLTPKQVSFGFSQSDLLRRNGHSAGGKRRMFSFSLRCRLGIVRARTKDEGPYAKGNKQSGVSDQSHFSQRPSLSEECRGVTTVDLMKREGSSLGLTISGGSDKDGKPRVSNLRPGGLAARSDQLNVGDHIKSVNGINLSKLRHDEIISLLKNIGERVVLEVEYELPPLLQTPPGVISKTTEVCLLKEGNSFGFVMRGGFHEDWRKSRPLVVTHVRPGGPADREGTVKAGDRILSIDGMPLNREKHADALTTLMQSSQEALFLIEYDISVMEAVQQASGPLLVEIVKGLSSSLGLSLTTSIYRNKQVIIIDKIKAASVAERCGALHPGDALLTIDGTSTEHCSLMEALQLLGNATEVVKLEILPSSQSRLPVRPQDTVKVQKSSHHHWDQSSNFCLPPHGSLGKTWSSPSHPHNQQDHCKSLVSGGFSPSSTATSGFSSQGSSTLPCPMVPTAPTSPRTSTGKRRNRKKDHKSSLSLASSSVGPGGQVFHVEVSEVVLRGDPLTGFGIQLQGGVFATETLSAPPIIRFIEPDSPAERCGLIQVGDRLLTINGIPTEDGTLEEAHQLLRDSALANKVTVEIEFDVAESVVPSSGTFHVKLPKRRGMEMGITISASKKPGKPLIISDIRKGSIAHRTGTLEPGDRLLAIDSVRLEDCTIEDAMHVLDQAEDMVKLRIQKDEDNIDELEMSGSIIYTVELKRYNGPLGITISGTEEPFDPIVISGLTRKGLAERTGAIHIGDRVLAINGVSLKGKTLSEAIHLLQMAGESVTLKIKKQVDRVSASPRSHEYDARRVLDRETGFLSDLEDELLDAQRIAKPSEMYSATVPSIDSAMSSWDGSGCDPGYNSQGTYLHKDMLLNANDWRRTKYRSPVGSSSTGLMQHSGLYDGRLTEDDWDKMPGYSLSDLLY; the protein is encoded by the exons ATGAACATGTCAACGAGGCTCATATTTGGAAAAAGCCACCTCACACCGAAGCAAGTCTCGTTTGGCTTCTCACAGTCCGACCTTCTGAGAAGAAATGGCCACTCTGcaggagggaagaggaggatgttCTCCTTTTCACTCCGATGTCGACTGGGCATCGTACGCGCGAGGACAAAAG ATGAGGGACCATACGCAAAAGGAAACAAGCAGTCCGGGGTATCTGACCAATCGCATTTCTCCCAGAGGCCCAGCCTTTCAG AAGAGTGCCGAGGAGTGACCACAGTGGACCTGATGAAAAGAGAAGGCAGCAGCCTCGGCCTCACCATCTCCGGGGGCTCCGATAAGGACGGCAAGCCTAGAGTGTCAAATCTACGTCCAGGTGGGCTGGCTGCCAG AAGTGACCAGCTGAATGTAGGAGACCACATTAAGTCAGTGAATGGCATCAACCTGTCCAAACTTCGTCACGATGAGATTATCAGCCTGCTGAAGAACATCGGGGAGCGAGTTGTCCTGGAGGTGGAGTACGAGTTGCCTCCGTTAC TCCAGACTCCACCAGGAGTCATAAGCAAAACCACAGAGGTGTGTTTGCTCAAAGAGGGCAACAGTTTTGGCTTTGTCATGCGAG GGGGCTTTCATGAGGACTGGCGCAAGTCTCGTCCTCTGGTGGTGACCCACGTCAGGCCAGGGGGTCCTGCTGACAG GGAGGGCACGGTAAAGGCTGGCGACAGAATCCTGAGCATAGACGGCATGCCTTTAAACCGTGAGAAGCATGCTGACGCGTTGACCACGCTGATGCAGAGCAGCCAGGAAGCCTTGTTCCTGATTGAGTATGACATCTCCGTCATGg AAGCAGTGCAACAGGCCTCGGGTCCTCTGCTAGTGGAGATAGTTAAAGGGCTCTCCTCCAGTCTGGGCCTCAGCCTAACCACATCCATATACAGGAATAAGCAAGTTATCATCATCGACAAAATCAAGGCGGCCAGCGTGGCCGAAAG GTGTGGCGCGCTGCACCCAGGCGACGCCTTGCTGACTATCGATGGAACCAGTACGGAACACTGCTCTCTGATGGAGGCCTTGCAGCTTCTGGGGAACGCCACTGAGGTTGTCAAACTGGAAATTCTACCATCCAGTCAGAGCCGGCTGCCTGTCCGGCCACAAGATACAG TAAAAGTACAGAAGAGCAGTCATCATCACTGGGACCAAAGCAGCAACTTCTGCTTACCTCCTCACGGCAGCCTCGGCAAGACATGGAGCAGCCCGAGCCACCCTCACAACCAGCAGGACCACTGCAAAT CTCTGGTGAGTGGTGGCTTCTCCCCTTCCTCCACAGCCACCTCAGGCTTCAGCAGTCAGGGGAGCAGCACGCTACCCTGCCCCATGGTGCCCACCGCACCCACCAGTCCTCGGACCTCGACTGGCAAGAGGCGGAACAGAAAGAAGGACCACAAGAGCTCAT TGTCGCTGGCATCCAGTTCTGTAGGCCCTGGGGGTCAAGTTTTTCACGTGGAAGTGAGCGAGGTCGTCCTGAGGGGGGATCCGCTTACAGGTTTTGGGATCCAGCTGCAAGGGGGTGTCTTTGCTACAGAAACTCTTTCTGCTCCACCCATCATCCGCTTCATTGAACCAGACAGCCCGGCTGAGAG GTGTGGCTTGATACAGGTTGGAGATAGACTCTTAACCATTAATGGTATCCCTACTGAAGATGGCACTTTGGAGGAGGCCCATCAGCTGCTCAGAGACTCCGCTCTGGCCAATAAGGTTACAGTGGAGATTGAATTTGACGTCGCAG AATCGGTGGTTCCTAGCAGCGGCACCTTCCATGTCAAACTACCCAAGCGAAGAGGAATGGAGATGGGTATCACCATCAGTG CAAGTAAGAAGCCTGGCAAGCCACTCATCATCTCTGACATTAGAAAAGGAAGCATAGCACACAG GACGGGCACTCTGGAGCCCGGAGACAGGTTGCTGGCTATAGACAGTGTGCGTCTTGAAGACTGCACCATAGAGGACGCCATGCACGTCCTGGATCAGGCCGAAGACATGGTCAAGCTCCGAATACAGAAGGACGAGGACAACATTG ATGAGCTGGAGATGTCCGGTTCCATCATCTACACTGTAGAGCTGAAGAGATATAACGGACCTCTGGGGATCACCATTTCAGGCACGGAGGAGCCTTTTGATCCTATCGTCATTTCGGGTCTAACCAGGAAAGGCCTGGCTGAGAG GACCGGGGCCATTCACATAGGGGACCGTGTGCTGGCTATCAATGGGGTCAGTCTGAAAGGCAAAACGTTGAGCGAGGCTATCCACCTGCTGCAGATGGCGGGGGAGTCAGTCACCCTCAAGATCAAGAAACAAGTAGACCGCGTGTCAGCCTCGCCTCGCTCTCATG AATATGATGCAAGGAGGGTCCTGGACAGAGAAACTGGCTTTCTGAGTGACTTAGAGGATGAATTGTTGGATGCGCAGAGAATCGCTAAACCCTCCGAGATGTACTCCGCCACCGTGCCCAGTATTGACTCCGCCATGAGCTCCTGGGATGGCTCGGGATGCGACCCCGGGTACAATAGCCAAG gaACTTATCTACACAAAGACATGTTACTCAATGCCAATGACTGGAGAAGAACAAAGTACAGGAGCCCGGTCGGGTCCAGCTCGACAGGACTGATGCAGCACTCCGGGCTCTACGACGGGAGACTAACTGAGGATGACTGGGACAAGATGCCTGG gTATTCTCTCTCTGATCTGCTTTACTAA